A portion of the Sphaerochaeta pleomorpha str. Grapes genome contains these proteins:
- a CDS encoding TrmH family RNA methyltransferase: MITITKLKSLKNRTCVRKTALLFHEQALLATQGEKPDTAYLASLLSLFQENQFKQVLSPGQESKLEELAKKIAPAQGEALAFACEDIHQFLLSVLGSEPSDWDFIQKDGELDSSHRTILPHILILDRLRSPFNVGSVFRTADSFGIEEIWLVEGTADINHPRCQRTARGCTQTIPYRIMDEKLVVSELERLNLPSFALELGGCDLASFCFPERGAVVIGSEELGVSPELLSFCDRSLGRVSIPLSGTKGSLNVSVATGIMLFQWFSR, from the coding sequence ATGATAACGATAACGAAGCTTAAAAGCCTGAAGAATAGGACGTGTGTACGTAAAACTGCACTGCTTTTTCATGAACAGGCTTTGCTTGCCACCCAAGGGGAAAAGCCAGATACTGCTTACCTTGCAAGTCTTCTTTCCCTTTTTCAGGAGAACCAATTCAAACAGGTCCTTTCTCCTGGGCAAGAATCAAAACTAGAGGAGCTTGCAAAGAAAATTGCCCCTGCACAAGGTGAGGCTCTAGCCTTTGCCTGTGAGGATATCCACCAGTTTTTACTGTCCGTACTGGGTAGCGAACCTTCTGACTGGGATTTTATCCAGAAAGACGGCGAGCTTGATAGCTCCCATCGGACAATCCTTCCCCATATCCTTATACTTGACCGTCTCCGTTCCCCCTTCAATGTGGGGTCTGTTTTCAGAACAGCCGATTCTTTTGGAATTGAGGAAATCTGGCTGGTTGAAGGAACTGCAGATATCAACCATCCCCGGTGCCAAAGGACTGCAAGGGGGTGCACCCAGACTATTCCCTACCGCATAATGGATGAGAAACTGGTCGTCTCTGAACTGGAGAGGTTGAACCTTCCCTCCTTTGCCTTAGAACTCGGCGGGTGTGACCTTGCCTCTTTTTGCTTCCCTGAACGGGGAGCTGTGGTAATCGGAAGTGAAGAACTTGGGGTGAGTCCCGAACTGCTTTCTTTCTGTGACCGCTCGCTGGGAAGGGTTTCCATTCCCTTGTCTGGTACAAAAGGCTCTTTGAATGTATCTGTAGCGACAGGAATCATGCTATTCCAGTGGTTCTCCCGGTGA
- a CDS encoding PspC domain-containing protein, producing MTAMATKKLYRSPRGKIFGVCAGLAEWRDLPVEPVRWIVLITILVTGFFPGAVLYLLAALIIPMNPADSVYENGQHTADDDPRSDEDLQSEYERLKRKVEKMENDIFNKERDWEDRFHEGK from the coding sequence ATGACAGCTATGGCAACGAAAAAACTTTACAGGTCGCCCAGGGGCAAGATCTTTGGGGTGTGTGCGGGTCTGGCCGAATGGCGCGACTTGCCGGTCGAACCGGTACGATGGATTGTGCTCATCACTATTTTGGTGACCGGGTTCTTCCCCGGGGCCGTGCTCTACCTCCTGGCAGCACTGATCATCCCCATGAACCCTGCTGATTCCGTATATGAAAACGGACAACACACCGCAGACGACGACCCTCGTTCCGACGAGGACCTGCAATCGGAATACGAACGGCTGAAACGGAAAGTGGAAAAAATGGAGAACGACATCTTCAACAAGGAACGAGACTGGGAAGACCGCTTCCACGAAGGGAAATAA
- a CDS encoding DUF4097 family beta strand repeat-containing protein, protein MLNDSKANKVFMLALVLVIALVTSIQYSGNKKDLANRNEETFSLNKSDSLEITTISNDISLEIDPKAKQASASFGGGKTASLSVEKIGTKVSIKVSTIKRGFFSFSPTNTSRLVIIIPERYLARLSITTVSGDIDIMKDIAAETIAVKTISGNIDALNLNAENSVSIATVSGQISCYSIKSENKASIATTSGQIDINEVQGADIELRTISSDIEATARVKAGGEIKTSSTSGEIQLDLRGNENLSVTAGSTSGDIQVHAKDQETHSFSDKTGTGVTQVSAKTISGAIKLLY, encoded by the coding sequence ATGCTCAACGACTCAAAAGCCAACAAGGTTTTCATGCTGGCACTGGTTCTGGTAATTGCCCTGGTAACGTCGATACAATACTCGGGCAATAAAAAGGACCTTGCCAATAGGAATGAAGAGACTTTCAGCCTCAACAAATCGGATTCACTGGAAATCACTACAATAAGCAATGATATTTCTTTGGAAATAGACCCCAAGGCAAAGCAGGCCTCTGCGAGTTTTGGCGGAGGGAAAACTGCCAGCCTTTCAGTTGAAAAAATAGGAACAAAGGTTTCTATAAAGGTCAGTACCATTAAGAGAGGATTCTTTTCCTTCTCCCCCACCAATACCTCTCGTCTGGTTATAATTATTCCGGAAAGGTATCTCGCAAGACTTTCCATTACTACTGTCAGCGGTGATATCGATATCATGAAAGATATTGCTGCAGAAACTATTGCGGTCAAAACAATCAGCGGAAACATTGATGCATTGAACCTCAATGCAGAGAATTCGGTTTCGATTGCCACAGTGAGCGGACAAATAAGCTGTTATTCCATCAAATCCGAAAACAAAGCCTCTATAGCCACGACTAGCGGGCAGATTGATATCAATGAAGTACAGGGAGCAGATATAGAACTTCGCACCATCAGCTCCGATATCGAGGCAACTGCAAGAGTTAAAGCAGGTGGAGAAATCAAGACTTCATCTACCAGTGGTGAAATACAGCTTGATCTCAGAGGGAATGAAAACCTATCTGTTACAGCCGGGTCGACAAGCGGTGATATACAGGTACATGCAAAAGACCAAGAGACTCATTCCTTCTCAGACAAGACAGGAACAGGTGTTACCCAGGTATCTGCAAAAACCATAAGCGGAGCAATCAAGCTTCTGTATTGA
- the rsmI gene encoding 16S rRNA (cytidine(1402)-2'-O)-methyltransferase, producing the protein MNTLYMVATPIGNLEDITYRAVRILKEVDIIACEDTRHTQALLQRYDIQKRLIACHAHNEINSAQGIVSLLEAGNDIAYVSDAGTPGISDPGARVVTSVRSAGFSVVPIPGASAVATLVSVAGYVGKTFTFEGFLSPRKGRRTKRLQLLLDRDEAFIIYESPYRVVKTLLEIFELAPQRRVLAGREMTKAFEEFLDGDAKTVADSLSSRQSIKGEFAICICPSEAQNTDDNDNEA; encoded by the coding sequence ATGAATACTCTATATATGGTTGCCACCCCAATCGGGAATCTGGAAGATATCACCTACAGGGCAGTAAGAATCCTGAAGGAAGTCGACATAATTGCCTGTGAGGATACCCGGCATACGCAAGCCCTGCTCCAGAGATACGATATCCAGAAGCGTCTTATTGCCTGTCATGCACACAACGAGATTAATTCCGCACAGGGTATTGTCTCTCTTTTAGAGGCAGGAAATGACATTGCCTATGTCAGTGATGCAGGAACCCCTGGTATCAGTGACCCCGGGGCGAGGGTTGTCACCTCAGTACGCTCTGCAGGTTTTTCCGTTGTTCCCATCCCTGGGGCTTCCGCTGTAGCAACTTTGGTGAGTGTTGCCGGTTATGTTGGCAAGACCTTCACATTTGAAGGGTTCCTCAGTCCCCGCAAAGGCAGGCGGACAAAACGTCTGCAACTCCTTTTGGACCGTGACGAAGCTTTCATTATCTATGAATCACCGTATCGGGTAGTAAAAACACTTTTGGAAATCTTTGAGCTGGCTCCCCAGAGAAGAGTACTGGCCGGCAGGGAAATGACGAAGGCCTTCGAAGAATTTTTGGACGGTGATGCCAAGACGGTTGCCGATTCCCTTTCTTCCAGGCAAAGTATCAAGGGTGAATTCGCAATCTGCATATGTCCTAGTGAGGCCCAGAACACCGATGATAACGATAACGAAGCTTAA
- a CDS encoding PspA/IM30 family protein — MGVFSRFLDIVNANINSLLDKAEDPEKMIRLMMQEMEDTLIELKSSCAAKMAGRAKTERMYKESENAMQRWQSRAELAIAKGREDLAREALLEKKRAKAEVDRLSGELDVADGLIKTSKDEINQIEDKLASVKQKYQVMVERAKRAKEEQAAQDTLRRAAESATYDRFSSMEEKIDRMQAGNTLNRARSSNLDDRFKDLEQMDDIDAEIAELLKRAGK; from the coding sequence ATGGGCGTTTTTTCAAGGTTCTTAGATATAGTGAATGCCAACATCAACTCGCTTCTCGACAAGGCCGAAGACCCCGAGAAGATGATCAGGCTGATGATGCAGGAAATGGAAGATACCCTCATTGAGCTGAAGAGCTCCTGCGCGGCGAAGATGGCCGGCAGGGCCAAGACCGAGCGCATGTACAAGGAGAGCGAGAACGCCATGCAGCGCTGGCAGAGCCGCGCAGAGCTGGCGATAGCCAAGGGGCGCGAGGACCTTGCACGCGAGGCGCTGCTGGAGAAGAAGCGGGCGAAGGCTGAGGTGGACAGGCTGTCGGGGGAACTGGACGTGGCCGACGGGCTGATCAAGACCAGCAAGGACGAGATCAACCAGATCGAGGACAAGCTCGCCTCCGTCAAGCAGAAGTACCAGGTGATGGTGGAGCGGGCGAAGCGGGCGAAGGAAGAGCAGGCGGCCCAGGACACGCTCCGGCGCGCGGCCGAAAGCGCCACGTACGACCGGTTCTCCTCCATGGAGGAGAAAATCGACCGCATGCAGGCAGGGAACACCCTCAACAGGGCCCGTTCGAGCAATCTGGACGACAGGTTCAAGGACCTCGAACAGATGGATGACATCGACGCCGAGATCGCTGAGCTGCTCAAGAGAGCGGGCAAATAA